DNA from Daphnia pulicaria isolate SC F1-1A chromosome 3, SC_F0-13Bv2, whole genome shotgun sequence:
CCAGAGAATAGTAAAACTGCTTTCTTGTTCTTTGGATCAATTGCAATATACAAATGCCCGATTGTGCAATAGTTTCACGGTCCTTCTTCTCTAAAACATTTTGTGCTCTGAACCGTTTCCACAAGTTAGAGAGATGTTCCATTTTCTCGCGCATGTCTCTAGGATAGACGTATCCAAAAACAGCTATCCAATGTTTTTCCACGCAGCGAAAAATATCTGCAAGTTTCCATGGAGGTTTCACAATAATAACCTGGAGCCAAATGTCTTCGTAGACGTGTTTCATCTCAAACTCAATTatctataaaatataaaatattcaaGTGATGTCtcataatcataaaaaaaacacgccaaaatatttttttttacctgactAAAAGAATCAACAATAGATTTTTCAAACTGCTGCAAAAATGTGGTGGCACAGAtcaattccttttctttgaaaCACTCCTGATAAGCCTGATGGTTTGGTGTCGAAGGTGTTTGGCTTGAAGAGACTTCAGGAATAGGCTTTAAATCTGTCACACTCACACAATTATTTGGGATTAGGGGTGACACACAAGGTGGTTTCTGAACAATGTGTAGAGGTAGCTGTTGGATAAAATTATCTGATTGGAATGGTTGAATTCCATTGGCAGATGCTTTGGCACAAAATAGTATGTCATTTGACAAAAGAGTGATATCTGacccaatttcttttttaaggtaCAAACACCAttgaaggattttgtcatcaGCATTCTCATCTGGCAGTAGATTTATGCAACTTTTGAACTCTTCGAGAGTTTGAGTTCTAAAGAAAGCATTCTTTTTGCTGATTTGCTCAAAGATGAATGTTCCGGCTTTCCTGGCCATAATTTCCAGTTTCACTTTATTCTCTCTGTTGGTTTTCATGAAATCTAGTTCTTGCAAAACCATCCATGGCACCAAGATCTGAACTTTTGAACAAAACTCTTCCTTTTCTACCAACATTTGCACAATAGGCAAATGTAACAGGAAAATATTTGTATCAATAACAACATGAAGAGCAGCACTAGCACTAGTAATTGACGAGAATTTTTCAGATGGGCTGGCAATAGGATGAAAAGTGGTTCTAGTAGTAAAATCCCTTCGAATTTCATGGAGAGTATCAATTACTTCTTTCTCTGTTATAGGTTCCCAATCCATTACATCTTCGCCGGTGCTGGAAGTAGAAGGCTTCTCATTTAGATTTTCAGGAGTTTTCTGTGGTTCACTATTGTGGTGGAACTTAGGAGATCTTGATTTGTGTTGAGAAGAAGTTACACATTTCTGCTGTTTGGAGGGTGATGGCCTTTCTGAAGAGATGAGACTTCTAAGGCCATCCGAATTAGATCCGTTATTATTCAATAACGTAGCCGtagttttcaactttttcttcttctgaacgATTGATTTATCCTTGATTTTCGGTGGATTACCTTCCTTCGAATTCTTTTCCTTGCCCATACCGTAAAACAATTTTCCCAAACAAGTGTCCCATTAAAAATCGTAATAAAAGAATACTACTGTATATAACATGTAAACAGCTAAGCTTATGTGGGAAGCGTAGAAACTTGTGTTTTCGTTTCtctattttggttttgttcgTCTGTACTCTGTAGCTCTTTACAGTGCTGCCAGCCTACCGCTATCATGGACTACTCATTACTCAAGCTCAAGCTATTTTTAGcgccttttttaacagttttataaagaaattaatcaatccaacttgatcaaatgttttaaGTCTTCTAAGCACCCtttaataaaatttgtaaCTTATAAAATATTTGCGTTTTAATTTTGGCCCTAGCCCACCATTGAGGGGCCAGggccagagctatagaatactagCTAAGAATGGAATAACATAGAATAATATCAGAATATCATATCAACATAATATCAATATAATATCATATAGAATATAGCTATAGAATACCATAGCTatagtattctatagctctggccAGGGCGCAGGGGGGGAAAGGGAGACACTGGGATCTGGGTCCTGGAAGAGAtcgttggttttcttttctcgccgAATTTCTTTCTATCGTCAATCgataaaatgtaatttttacactgttgattaaaataattgataAAATCATTTAAGTGTTTCCTATCGATTTGTTTGTATATGAATGGAATGATTGGAAAACTGGAAATGTAGCAAATGAAAAGTTTTAACTTATAAATGATAGCAGAAAACACTTTAAGATCAACTATTCTTTAATCGGATATATAGGATTGAACACTCTGTAAAGCattggaattttcaattttaactaCTCATTTTAAGGGCGTGAGATTCTCGCAAGTAAGTCGTAAGCATattcaacacaaaacaaatttgatacTTTCACGAGACGTTTATAAGTCTTTTGTTGCGAGACTATTAATGCCGCGTCTATTATTAGGTACTTTCAGTAGCACCTGTTTCTACCGAATCTTCGCTTTCACatccattttcaatcaatgaatttagttCATccttcgagaaaaaaaaaatttgatttaggataaagtaaaaaaaaaagttatcacTTAAATACCTTCCAACCAAGTTTTTCTGCAAATAGAAAGCATCCTTCGTCACAATCACCAAGCCAAGCAACGTCACGGAAAttgtcagctcctaaaatttatcataataaagaataaaatatctTGCATGATAATGATAACCAATCAATCAATTGACTCACCATGAAACTGCAACCCACAACTGAAACCAAGAACAACCATAACAGGGTCTTCATTTCCCGCTTCCTCGAAATTTATCAGAAGACGCGGGCATCTAGGCGGAacactaaaaataattcaaacattAAGTTAGAATCAATACTGACCATAGAACACGTGCGACGTTTGTTTATACCGATCGACAAGAGATGCAAAGGGCTGAACAACTAGTGAAGTTCCTAATATAATCAGTAGATCACAATTCGGAAAATCTTCTTCCACCAATCGAAAGCGTTCAGGAAGCGGTTCGCCAAAAAACACTGCATCTGGCTTTACAACAGCTTTACATTGTTCACAGCGAGGCACAACATcagaaagaattttttctaccaaaacgAAAATTGATTTGTGAGTTTTCATGAAAAATTATATGGAAATAAAGCCTTCGAAATACATGACATTTTGTTTACCTGTCATCCATTTTCGGTCGTATTCCTTACGACATTCAGGATTGATACAGCGTGATGTGTGGAGCGTACCGTGAGCTTCAACTAATTTTTCTGCAGGAATCCCAGCAACTCTTTCTAAGGCATCACTGAAAATATACACGTGCGTTGTGATTATTTAAATGCAAAACATGCgcgattaaaataattacaagAGTCCTTACACATTTTGAGTATAATGTCTCAATAGGAGtcctaaaaatgaataaatttaaaatgttaataTGGTAAAATATAATCTGAAAAacaaaccatttctttttacaacCTTTTTTGTTAAGTAATCTAAGAAAATAATGGCATGGAGTAGGTTCAAATGTTTTGGGGTAGAGTTCTTTTGCCATAGCAAAAAAAGGCTCTGGATGTTTTCTGAaatattcaatttcaaatatagCTTCAGGATAGGGTAAATCAAATCCACACAGCTTGCTGTAAAGGCCACTTGTTGGGCTACGGAAGTCAGGAATGCCAGCAGCTGCAAACACATTTcattataaataatttttagtgtaagttaaaaaatgaatagcCATTATATTACAAGTTGAAATGCCTGCCCCTGCCattgtaatgatattttttacatttccacTTTTGATATAGTCAACAATTCCATCTAAGTCCAAAGTACGGAGAACctaaaaaacagttttttccCTGTTTAATCTCcactttaaatatttgttcattttttttttttaccttcggTTTTTCCATTAAATCCTTGTTTCCAAGTCCTAGAGCCAGTTTGTCAGAGAACCATTTACGTAAGTTATCCATTTCTTTGTCTTCTACTCCAGCAGATAGTCTCTGGTGGTTATCATTAGTACATCCTTTCCCTTTGACTGTCTTATCTTTGGTCGTAAGATTTGAatctgtaagaaaaaaagaaattaaatacttAATCTTGTGCAATGCTAGTTTCTTTCAAGCTCATGATATTAACTACAGATAACAAGACCAAATACATATTGCTTGTTTTATCAGTTCTTTCAATGCCATACTAGACCACTGCCTTTTCTTTGGTGTTCAtatcaatattttaatttcgtAACACAAGTTACAGACGATTCGCTGAAAACTATCAAATGTACCTTTCGACATCTAAAATGTTgtttggaataaaaaatttgaaatacggTAGGATGAAATGTACCagctattttttattattatttgttaaatATAGAATTGCTTGTCTACGATTGTTTTCCGTTTTGCACAAAATCCAAGCTTGACAGGACACAACACATGGAGTCATTGACCAACATTAAAATAGACAGCCATCTATCCATTTATACTTGAACTATTTTCCCTTTCGCCAGCGGATTCTCTCCTGAGCTGAGATAGAGATGtgaggtttttaaaaaaaactaaataaacttCTTATGGACATGCTGATCATgatcaaatcaataaaaacaaattaagttGATGAACCGCGATTGTCCTGACGCTGTCTTTTGCATAAGAGTTTACCAGTCGATATTAGTATTGGTAGTCGATATTACTATTGTTAAATAAAAACCTAAAACTGATTAATTTACTCATGACTGTCGTCATAATATAAGAAGATtatgaaaaaatcttaaatctACTAACCTGAATGCGTTGCTTGGTCCGAGTAGTGTCACCGTAAAAATCATGTATGTCTTCCCTtacattaaaattttctttaagtTAAATATCTTCCTATGGACCTAATCCtagcgaaaatttacaaatcgTCCGCAGATTTCACCTTAGCATTTCTAATCGTCTAGGAGTTCCAAAACACACAAGCAAACATTGAACATACGTAAAGTTCAATAGGTAACGGTCATCTTATTAACTAATGGGAACCGTCAGCATGTAAGGCAAATAAATGTAACAgtaaaattatcaaaaaaatttacaacaaAAATCATGATTCAAGGTTTTAGTACCCATTTATTGGCTTAAAATTGTTGAATCACGCGTTTACTTGGCGGTAGTTGGTAGACCATTAAAAGTCTTCAATGGTGGGAAAATCATCGCAGTTTGCCTTAGCTCATTTAAATCTTCAATAAAGCTACAATTCAAGTCATTCTCAGCCAGGAAACGTAATTTAATCTTCTCGTCTTTTGGATTCTGACTGACATTTTTCTTATCGTTACCAATGACCTGTGAACCAATATACAAACACATAAGTCGTAAATAAGAAGAGGAATTATTCGCTTTCTAAGGATTTACCTGCATCGATAATTTTCTTCGCTGAGAATCTTTCAACGGTAAACCGCACAGCTGGAAGAAAGATCGGATTTCATCTAAGCTGACTAGCGGCAAATGTTCAATCTAATGtgaaataaccaaaaatgTGTATAACAGTTATATTTTGACTTTATAACTAATGAACCTCTTGCTGTAAACGATCAAAGAGATATTCTTCGTTAAGGATTTCGTTCCAGTTACGTGAAACCTCCTCGTCAAGTGACACATCTGGAACCTGCTTTAATTTTATTAGGGATTGCACACGGGTTTGTAATTCGGTTTCGGTCATAGCTTCCAAGTTGAGGTTGAATTGGTTTAAAAATGCTTCTATCCTGGCATCCACATGTGAGGCACTGTGAAGAGAGATAATTATACAAATACACATTCCTATTAATATGAATCGTCCAAATAAATTTGTATGCCTAAAATATAATCACAGTTAAATGCAACAACAGTACGTTTTGCAAGAGCAGATAGTCAATGACGGATCGATAAGGCGGATAAGAGAGGCTTCTCTCGGCCTTAGCCTTCAAACTATTTTATGTGTGCTAGATTCTAGGGTGGTTGGACTAGTTTCTGTCGACCCAGTAAGTAGGACTCTCCGTGTAGTGACCTGCATACGGAACTTCCCCCGTTGTTCAATGACTCTCAGTCTCTCTGCAAACCTAGCCGTCGACGACTGGCCTTCAAGTGGAGCTGGTCTGACCTCCATATCAGCTCGACTCCTCGCTACCCCTTGGCAAGAGAGTTTGGCGGCCAAATAATGTCCTTGAATTGATTCAACCTCCCACCGAGCATGTCGCTCTAGTCCCCTAACCGGCCTACACGCACGCAACGCGTTGGCCTCGTAGTCCCGTCTCCCAAACGATAATGACACGTAACTTGATACAATTTCTTTGCGATGGGAATGGAATATAAAATATGACATTTCGAAATTCACGAGACGATCCCTcgttaaaatagaaaatgataaTATAACGAAATAAAGGTACTGCGGTAGTTCATTAAATTTATAGTACTGTACCTGAACTTGTCAGCCTGAAAATCGACGGTAACAGAAAACCCTAAAACACCGAAAGTATTCCGAAGAGTGGCATATACGTTGTATCCTAGTTGTTCGCGGGTCCGAAGAATGTCAAACACTGGCTCCTCCATGAGATTCTGTTTCatacaacaaataaataaacacaaataaaaaatgtgttacaaCAAAATAGTCTTATATGGTGACATACGACGATGATTTCCATGATCGCGGTCTGATGCATATTCGTGGGTCCTACTTGATAGTAGTTAACAACCACGGAATTAGAATCTGTGGGATGGAAACTAGCCAGTCGACAGCATTTATTGCCCAACGGTACTTGACATATTCTAATCGGTGATAAAGCGCCATCGCTTAATCGTCCATTCGCCTGTAGATTTCTTTTGAAACTGAGAGCCACTTCCAAAGCTTGTTCATTCGAATAATTTCCCTGAACAAGACACTCTAAATTGAAACTCGCTTTAAGCCGAGTTGAAAAGAGCTTCAGATCATCTAAAGTCAAATCCTTCACTTCTTCtgacttttctaacaccgacCAATGAGAGGTGTGCAGCAAAGTTAAGCGTGCAtccctgtaaaaaaaaagaattagaaatggTAGGTAATTTTCTAAAGAAAGAACAAAGTGTTTACGTAATGAGCTTAGAAGGCTTGATACAAAAATTTTTGTATGCCTTTTCTTGCTGTTCTCGTAAGGCTTCGAAAACCTCATCTACAACGTCTTGTTCAAATCTAACAAACTGTTCTACAATTGCACTGATcagcaactaaaaaaaaaagaagaattaataAGAGCAACAATTACAGTGTTTTCATAGCTTGCTATTATTCTCACATGAAGTTTGTGATTGAATCCGGAAACTTTTATGACTAGACCTCTGTCATAGTGATGAATAGCTAgttccaactgagctactaATGCATCATACACTTTTTCCATTAATTGATGCTTGAGTATTTTGGCTAATATCTCTAAAAGAACAGCGCTATAAATTAAGAagtaataaattaatataGAGTAAAATGTTAGTTTTTATCATTTCGTACTTTCGAACACAATCAGTAGATAAGGGCGTCACGAGATAAAAGTTCAAAACTGCTTTTGGTATGCGGAATTTACTGTCTGGGCGGTACCACAAGGAGAACCCTTCTTCTGTGCAGTGAATCTTGGTAGGAACGGAAATTGATGCAGCAATGGAAGAAggttcaaaaagtgaaaaatcagAAGCCAAGAATGGATTTGGTTCTGGAATAGCGAACGGCAACTCGCCCTCCAATGCTCGAGACCAAATTTGCTTCCAGTCATCAGGAATGTCTGTAAGAATAGATTATTTTGTGAAAATTAGATTACTTAGACATCATTAGAATATGTAAATTAGTTAAATTGGTTACCTTTTGCTTCGTAGCGGGTTTGAAACCAAGGTTCAATGTCGCAGCAAACATCCGCGTTTTCGAAATCTTTAGATAATATCATGATATTGACATTATCCATTCGTAGAGCGTTCATACATTCAGAAATTacctaataaaatttaatcgtAATTGAAAATGTGCACCGCaatggaattaaaaattatgctAAAATACTTCTATACTAACATACATCACTTTTGTAATCGAATATGAGTGCGTCTCCAGTAATATAATCGATAGGAGCATATTTGTGCATGTGTTCGCTTAACGTTTCCACATTTTCAACTGGGGGGCTGTCCTCTGCGTAACGGAAACTAAGATCTTCGAtagtttgaatttcccgccagATCCGTTCTTCAGGTCCTTGGTTCCTCAACATGTGTATATACTGAAAAACTGCAGCTATAACCTGCTCGATTTCTGCCATGCCTCGTTCTGTCAAACTAATATTGATGCTAAACAATGCGTAGGTCGAGTTGTGGTCAGAACCGCTTTCATCATTTCCACTAGCCAGGTCTAAGGCCCAAACCCTgtcgatttcaaatttcagttcAGCAtggattaattaattaattttaccgtgattttttaaattcttactTGCGTCGTAAATATGCCAACAAGCTGCCTCGACCTTCATGTCCAATAAGCCACGATAAATAGCCCAGTGGTTTGATCCGATAATTTTCCAATTGAGAAGGTAATGCCCACGACAAACAAACCTGAGAAAAGTGAATACAGCCActtattttaaatcaaatttaattgataAATTAACTGCTACAAACCTGATGTACATCTTTCACTGGGACTACCTTCAATACGCGTTTAAAACGTGGAGTATCAAAAGGGAAACCTAAATCCTTAAAGTTTGGTGGACAGGCAGGCTGGCTATTTGTAGAAGGGATTCCTTGAAAGATGGATACCGCCCATTCCTCTAACTGATTTAATTCGTGTTTTGATTGTAAGACCAAAGTCATTCGATTTGCTGTATAATGTTCTTGCCAGAACAAGCGAAGACGACGATTTAGTTCCGTGCCATCCGGATCCCCAGCTAAGTTAAGTGTAGATGAGTTTCCCCAAGTGAAGTTGGACATGGGATGTCCGTCTTTTGCTAGACTAGCGAATAGCTGCTGCTTTCGACATGAGTCTGAGGGTAAAGCCATCTGAAACTCTATTAACATAAAAATATGAGGGAGAACTgcacaagtgaaataaaacacaataaaGTACCGCTGTCAATCGCCTCTTTTTCGCGTTTCATGCTGTTTGGTAACAGTAAAGGTGAAGCAAAAAATTCAGCAAATATCTCTAAAGCCTGGTGGAAATAACGCTGgtgaatttcgaattcaaaagTAGTAGTCTCGTAATCCGTTGAAGCATTGGAACCTCCACCATATGTCTACCATGTCAAACGGGAATTTTGTTATCCAATggcatttaatttaatttattaataaaaattttaatacctTCAGAAATTCATCAAAAGCATTCTCCTCTGGATATTTACTGCTACCCATGAAAACCATGTGTTCGAGGAAATGTGCCAATCCAGGTAAATCTGGAGGATCAGAGAAACTGCCAATGTTAACGCATAATGCAGCAGCTGCCATACGTTCTCcttctttgatttgtttcgaCTTCCGTGTTGAACCACTATCGACACCATTCGATTCTGTCGAGTCTGGGTCCATTTCAGATTCTTCGTCTGTTTCGCTTTCActccctccttcttcttcttcgcattCTTCGTcaacctcttcttcttcaccctCGTCTTcggaatcttcttctccagctGAACTGTAAGCCATGTTATCAACTCCCTTTGATGATTCAATATCTGGCTCAGTTTCACTAATGTTGGGATCAGAAATCAATAATACTCTCATTCCATTGGTCAGCTGAAGCACTCTAAGAAAATGATATTGCGTTATTTCTTGAAGGCATGGGAAATTCACATTTTGATGTAGTAAAAAATATGACATTATACTGACCTATATTCCTTTTTGTCATTTTGTGATTTCACAGGGTTAGGCAAGTAAATAACTTTGCCGAtacacaattttttctctgtttccAATTTATCCATTTGAACTGGGGTTTGTGTTAAGTTAGAAAACTTTCTTTTCCTAGCTAATGATGGAGCGGATGGAAGTGATACTTTAGAAATCCTTAGATTCTTCACTTTCCTTTTGCCTGAACTAGCAGACATGCAGAAGTATTTTATTGGCTGGCTTAAAATTTGATGAATAGctgtgaaaacaaaataatttattttcatataAGGGGTTTCTCTGCCAATTGGAGCTTTTCCCACCTAAAAATACATACACAATTAATTCACTATTCAATCATGTCTTATAACAAATTCAGTAATACATACCAAAAAGCAAAATATATTCCTTGATCAATAATCAGAACGTCTAGACAGGAGTTAACGACGGCAGTGTAATGATCTAGTTTCAAGTAAACAAATTTAAGAACGCAAATGCAACTGATATTATTACTTAGCCCACCTGAGTTAAAATATtgacaaataaatttgaaacttacTTTATTGAACAATAAATGTAACCATGGTGTATCAAATTACACTTTCGAAAACAATTTCACTGTTCTACTTCAGACCTTCAGATCGCTTTTCGTCTGTTCGGTGTCCACGTGTGACGTCAAAGAACTGCAACACCTtccaaacaattaatttttataaaaacatttcaaacgtCAACTATAACAATTTTTAACaattaagaattttttaataaaaatttgcattcTCTTTTTGTACAAttagtaatttaaaaaaatgtctaatTTATTCCATGTCACATCGCAAATTGGCAATCTTCAATATAAAGATGTCAGCGCTTGGttcaaaagtaaacaaaaatgtacTCCACGATATTCCATTTATTAAACTTATGCTGTACATTCGTTTGCTATTGGTGTTTCTACAGGTGATTTagtattctcttttttatttgcattctATAAATTATTAATTCTTCTTGTAGGTTATTTTCAACCATCTCATACCTGACCATCAATCAGATGGATTTCAATCCCCTTACAAGCTTCTTCCTACCAACTCTACATTGTTAGATACAATTGTAGACTACACATTGGGTGGATTTGCACGCTGGGACGGGCAATATTTTCTCCATATTTCAACTCTAGGTTACACCCATGAAAATTGCCTTGCATTCTTCCCTGCTTATCCCCTTCTTTTACGTTTCACATCAGTTTGTCTTTCATTCCTTAGTTGCCACACACTAACTTACTGGAATTCCACATTACTTGGCAGTATTATTATAAATACTGTTTGTTTTATAATTGctgcatattttttattcttgattACGGATAAGTTGTTTAATAACTCAAATTTTGCCCTTCAAACATGGAAACTATTTTGCATTTCACCTGCAACCATATTTTTCTTGGCGCCCTATTCTGAATCCCTCTTTAGTGCCCTTACTTTTGGTGGTATTTACAACTGCATTGAGTACAAGTTTCTTACAGCTAGCATTTTCTTTGCTGGTTCAGGTCTCACTAGATCTAATGGTCTTGTAAACATTGGATTTTTGCTTTATTTTGCTGTAAAGAAAACCTTCAGTACCAAATGGAAAGGTGTGCCAACTTTAGTTGCCAAAATAGTAATTTCAGTCATAATAactgtttttccatttctctGTTATCAGTACTATGCTTttacacttttttgtttccacaAACCTCATCGTCTTCCAACGGTTATTCACAATTACTTGGTGGACAGAAATTTTACTGTTCGTGGAGAAAGAATCCCACAGTGGTGCGAACAGAGCATTCCTTTTTCATATTCGGTTATCCAATCCCAATATTGGAATGTAGGATTCTTACGCTATTTTGAGTGGAAACAACTACCAAATTTTCTCCTGGCTGCGCCCATTCTATGTCTGGTCTTTCTTTATTCACTGATGTATGTCAAACAAAACTTTCACATTGTGTCGCGTTACAATTCATTCACAAGTGGCCGATCACAAATAAGTCATCCCATTTTCCGTCCTGCTGCCGGTGTGTTTGCCGCTCATTCCATATTTCTGggccttttcacttttttcttcgCTCATGTTCAGGTATAACCTTAAACAAAAGCAAATTCCGAATTTCAGAAACTGGAAACAAATAATTCATTATCTCAACATTTATTTAGATCTCCACTCGTTTGATTGGGTCGTCATGTCCAGCAGTCTACTGGTcagttaataattttaaaaagattaataaattcaattacacGATCATTAACCACGTAGGATGATGACTTGGATGATGGATGGAAAATTGGCTAGCAAACGGAACTTAATGGAACAATGGAACCCGCTTCGACAGAAAAATCTTTCCACTGCAGGAAAATGTGTACGTTTCTATTGTTTGTCATACGTGGTTATTGGAACTGTCATGTTTGTAAATCACCTTCCTTGGacttaaataataaacttaTTGCGTAGAGAATGATCATTTAACACCTATGTTTTTTGTGCTGATTTCTAAAAAACGACAGTATGTGCCAGCGAAAAAGATTAGAATGCGAACCTTCTTCTACCGTGCCAATCGCAATTAGTTCTAATCAAcctcgaaaacaaatagaaaattattaGTTGCGATATTCTGTCAACCTTTAATTGAAATACAGCTGACTGATCCTTATTATTATGGAGCAATGATCAAACCGTAAAAGTGTTAAAAATTATCAACTTACTCCAATCCCAGTTGAATTTCACCTACCAATTGATCGCTTTACCTGAAGCTAGCGGGATCGGTATCAGTCAAGAAAATGGAAGCTGGAGTGG
Protein-coding regions in this window:
- the LOC124328861 gene encoding nardilysin-like isoform X1 translates to MKINYFVFTAIHQILSQPIKYFCMSASSGKRKVKNLRISKVSLPSAPSLARKRKFSNLTQTPVQMDKLETEKKLCIGKVIYLPNPVKSQNDKKEYRVLQLTNGMRVLLISDPNISETEPDIESSKGVDNMAYSSAGEEDSEDEGEEEEVDEECEEEEGGSESETDEESEMDPDSTESNGVDSGSTRKSKQIKEGERMAAAALCVNIGSFSDPPDLPGLAHFLEHMVFMGSSKYPEENAFDEFLKTYGGGSNASTDYETTTFEFEIHQRYFHQALEIFAEFFASPLLLPNSMKREKEAIDSEFQMALPSDSCRKQQLFASLAKDGHPMSNFTWGNSSTLNLAGDPDGTELNRRLRLFWQEHYTANRMTLVLQSKHELNQLEEWAVSIFQGIPSTNSQPACPPNFKDLGFPFDTPRFKRVLKVVPVKDVHQVCLSWALPSQLENYRIKPLGYLSWLIGHEGRGSLLAYLRRKVWALDLASGNDESGSDHNSTYALFSINISLTERGMAEIEQVIAAVFQYIHMLRNQGPEERIWREIQTIEDLSFRYAEDSPPVENVETLSEHMHKYAPIDYITGDALIFDYKSDVISECMNALRMDNVNIMILSKDFENADVCCDIEPWFQTRYEAKDIPDDWKQIWSRALEGELPFAIPEPNPFLASDFSLFEPSSIAASISVPTKIHCTEEGFSLWYRPDSKFRIPKAVLNFYLVTPLSTDCVRNAVLLEILAKILKHQLMEKVYDALVAQLELAIHHYDRGLVIKVSGFNHKLHLLISAIVEQFVRFEQDVVDEVFEALREQQEKAYKNFCIKPSKLITDARLTLLHTSHWSVLEKSEEVKDLTLDDLKLFSTRLKASFNLECLVQGNYSNEQALEVALSFKRNLQANGRLSDGALSPIRICQVPLGNKCCRLASFHPTDSNSVVVNYYQVGPTNMHQTAIMEIIVNLMEEPVFDILRTREQLGYNVYATLRNTFGVLGFSVTVDFQADKFSASHVDARIEAFLNQFNLNLEAMTETELQTRVQSLIKLKQVPDVSLDEEVSRNWNEILNEEYLFDRLQQEIEHLPLVSLDEIRSFFQLCGLPLKDSQRRKLSMQVIGNDKKNVSQNPKDEKIKLRFLAENDLNCSFIEDLNELRQTAMIFPPLKTFNGLPTTAK
- the LOC124328861 gene encoding nardilysin-like isoform X2, with translation MSASSGKRKVKNLRISKVSLPSAPSLARKRKFSNLTQTPVQMDKLETEKKLCIGKVIYLPNPVKSQNDKKEYRVLQLTNGMRVLLISDPNISETEPDIESSKGVDNMAYSSAGEEDSEDEGEEEEVDEECEEEEGGSESETDEESEMDPDSTESNGVDSGSTRKSKQIKEGERMAAAALCVNIGSFSDPPDLPGLAHFLEHMVFMGSSKYPEENAFDEFLKTYGGGSNASTDYETTTFEFEIHQRYFHQALEIFAEFFASPLLLPNSMKREKEAIDSEFQMALPSDSCRKQQLFASLAKDGHPMSNFTWGNSSTLNLAGDPDGTELNRRLRLFWQEHYTANRMTLVLQSKHELNQLEEWAVSIFQGIPSTNSQPACPPNFKDLGFPFDTPRFKRVLKVVPVKDVHQVCLSWALPSQLENYRIKPLGYLSWLIGHEGRGSLLAYLRRKVWALDLASGNDESGSDHNSTYALFSINISLTERGMAEIEQVIAAVFQYIHMLRNQGPEERIWREIQTIEDLSFRYAEDSPPVENVETLSEHMHKYAPIDYITGDALIFDYKSDVISECMNALRMDNVNIMILSKDFENADVCCDIEPWFQTRYEAKDIPDDWKQIWSRALEGELPFAIPEPNPFLASDFSLFEPSSIAASISVPTKIHCTEEGFSLWYRPDSKFRIPKAVLNFYLVTPLSTDCVRNAVLLEILAKILKHQLMEKVYDALVAQLELAIHHYDRGLVIKVSGFNHKLHLLISAIVEQFVRFEQDVVDEVFEALREQQEKAYKNFCIKPSKLITDARLTLLHTSHWSVLEKSEEVKDLTLDDLKLFSTRLKASFNLECLVQGNYSNEQALEVALSFKRNLQANGRLSDGALSPIRICQVPLGNKCCRLASFHPTDSNSVVVNYYQVGPTNMHQTAIMEIIVNLMEEPVFDILRTREQLGYNVYATLRNTFGVLGFSVTVDFQADKFSASHVDARIEAFLNQFNLNLEAMTETELQTRVQSLIKLKQVPDVSLDEEVSRNWNEILNEEYLFDRLQQEIEHLPLVSLDEIRSFFQLCGLPLKDSQRRKLSMQVIGNDKKNVSQNPKDEKIKLRFLAENDLNCSFIEDLNELRQTAMIFPPLKTFNGLPTTAK